The following are from one region of the Fusarium keratoplasticum isolate Fu6.1 chromosome 4, whole genome shotgun sequence genome:
- a CDS encoding Splicing factor U2AF subunit: MNGDSYSSRDGRRGRDYPSSRGDRDDRRDRHRDRDRRRSRSPDHRSHRRGDGDVDAYSSSRNHRDREREDRYSGRDRRGDREWDRDRGSSRRDARRDDDERPNRRDRDPYDDRRRGGRDRRDEGFGGRHENRRSASPPPKKREPTPDLTNIVPILERKRRLTQWDIKPPGYDNVTAEQAKLSGMFPLPGAPRQQPMDPSKLQAFMNQPGGQVTSAGLKASNSRQSKRLLVSKIPSGTSEEALMSFFNLQLNGLNVIDATDPCILCQFSNDRSFAVLEFREASEATVALALDGTSMEPDDANGASNGESRGLEIRRPRDYVVPAVTEEVSYNPDVVSNVVPDTINKLCITNIPPFLAEDQVIELLAAFGKPKAFVLVKDRGTEESRGIAFAEYQDPNAANQTALDTLNGMDVGGKKLKVTKASIGPTQVANFDVGITAISGLASQTANDVEGSRVLQLLNMVTAEELLDNDDYEEICEDVKEECSKFGKIIDMKIPRPTGGSRQSAGVGKIFVKYESTEDTTKALKALAGRKFADRTVVTTYFPEENFDVGAW, encoded by the exons ATGAACGGCGACAGTTACTCTTCGCGGG ACGGGCGCAGGGGACGAGACTATCCT TCTTCCAGAGGTGATAGAGACGATCGTCGTGACCGTCACAGGGACCGTGATCGCAGGCGCTCTCGCTCACCAGACCAtcgaagccatcgccggGGCGACGGCGACGTCGACGCCTACTCTTCCAGCCGAAACCACCGAGACCGCGAGCGCGAGGATCGATACTCTGGCCGTGACAGGCGAGGCGACCGTGAATGGGACCGAGACCGGGGCTCCTCCCGTCGGGACGCTCGCCGCGACGATGACGAACGGCCGAACAGGCGAGACCGAGATCCTTATGATGACCGTCGCCGAGGTGGCAGGGACCGTCGCGATGAGGGATTTGGTGGAAGACACGAGAACCGCCGAAGTGCGAGCCCGCCGCCCAAGAAGCGAGAGCCTACTCCGGATCTGACCAACATCGTGCCCATTCTGGAGCGCAAGCGCCGCCTGACCCAGTGGGATATCAAGCCACCGGGTTACGATAATGTCACAGccgagcaggccaagctATCGGGAATGTTCCCTCTTCCCGGCGCTCCTCGGCAGCAGCCCATGGATCCTAGCAAACTCCAGGCCTTCATGAACCAGCCCGGTGGACAGGTCACAAGTGCTGGACTCAAGGCTAGCAACTCTCGCCAGTCGAAGCGTCTTTTGGTTTCCAAGATTCCGTCAGGCACTAGTGAGGAGGCGTTGATGTCGttcttcaacctccaactCAACGGCCTAAACGTCATTGACGCCACGGATCCTTGCATTCTGTGCCAGTTCTCCAACGATCGCTCCTTTGCTGTCCTGGAGTTCAGAGAAGCCTCAGAAGCCACCGTTGCCCTTGCGCTGGATGGTACTTCCATGGAGCCTGACGATGCGAACGGCGCTTCGAACGGAGAATCTCGTGGTCTTGAGATCCGCCGACCTCGCGACTACGTTGTGCCTGCCGTGACCGAGGAGGTCTCTTACAACCCCGACGTCGTCTCCAACGTTGTGCCCGATACTATCAACAAGCTGTGCATCACCAACATTCCCCCTTTCCTGGCAGAGGATCAGGTTAtcgagcttcttgcagcTTTCGGAAAGCCCAAGGCGTTTGTGCTTGTCAAGGATAGAGGAACGGAGGAATCCAGA GGTATCGCTTTTGCCGAATATCAGGATCCCAATGCCGCCAACCAGACTGCTCTTGACACTCTCAATGGCATGGATGTAGGaggcaagaagctcaaggtcaccAAGGCGAGCATTGGTCCCACACAGGTCGCTAACTTCGACGTTGGTATTACTGCAATCAGTGGCTTGGCTTCTCAGACTGCCAACGACGTTGAGGGAAGCCGTGTGCTCCAACTTCTCAACATGGTCACTGCTGAGGAACTGTTGGACAATGACGACTACGAAG AAATTTGCGAGGACGTCAAAGAGGAGTGCTCCAAATTTGGAAAGATCATTGACATGAAGATCCCTCGGCCTACCGGCGGCAGCAGGCAGTCCGCCGGCGTGGGCAAGATTTTTGTCAAGTACGAGAGCACCGAAGACACAACGAAGGCGCTCAAGGCTTTGGCGGGCCGGAAATTCGCTGACAGAACCGTGGTTACCACGTACTTCCCTGAG GAGAACTTTGACGTTGGTGCTTGGTAA
- a CDS encoding DNA-(apurinic or apyrimidinic site) lyase, with the protein MSIVKLPDWRKLPVTLAELCINTTLRCGQSFRWRKIDHEWTCTLHGRILHLKQDSTHLHYRVTWPAVKSKASPKDDTEALLRHYFSLKLDLGTLYEQWSEADPNFRKRAPQFKGVRILSQDAWEALICFICSSNNNISRISQMVHKLCQHYGPLIGHVGDEAFHDFPTPNDLTGDRVEAHLRELGFGYRAKYIAETARMVAKEKPDNWLETLRNPAHPGFNTPRVPDEQHATYKEAQEKLLSLKGVGPKVADCVCLMGLGWGESVPVDTHVWQIAQRDYKFGRSKAKTFNKAMYDAVGDHFRALWGDYAGWAHSVLFTADLREFSSQAVKKEEASVVKIEEVSVEEQVIKRKRQRVSVTETETKVKMEETIVELKDEQVPGETGHGRRSKRLRALAMR; encoded by the exons ATGTCTATTGTCAAACTTCCTGACTGGCGCAAGCTGCCAGTGACCCTAGCGGAGCTGtgcatcaacaccaccctACGCTGCGGACAGTCATTCAGATGGCGAAAGATTGACCATGAATG GACATGTACTTTGCATGGGCGCATCCTTCACCTGAAGCAGGACTCTACTCATCTCCATTACCGGGTCACCTGGCCAGCGGTTAAGTCCAAAGCATCACCAAAAGACGATACTGAGGCCCTTTTGCGACACTATTTCAGTTTGAAGCTGGATCTCGGGACGCTTTACGAGCAATGGTCGGAGGCGGACCCAAACTTTCGCAAGAGAGCACCCCAGTTCAAGGGCGTCCGCATTCTCAGTCAAGATGCTTGGGAGGCGTTGATATGTTTCAtctgcagcagcaacaacaacattTCTCGAATATCTCAAATG GTTCACAAGTTGTGTCAACACTATGGTCCACTCATCGGTCACGTTGGGGATGAGGCCTTCCATGATTTTCCAACTCCCAATGATCTGACAGGTGACCGGGTGGAGGCACATCTAAGAGAACTTGGATTTGGCTATCGCGCCAAGTACATTGCTGAGACGGCACGGATGGTTGCCAAAGAGAAGCCGGACAATTGGTTGGAAACCCTTCGAAATCCAGCACATCCAGGCTTCAATACGCCCCGAGTACCCGATGAGCAGCATGCAACCTATAAAGAAGCACAAGAGAAACTTCTCTCACTGAAGGGAGTCGGCCCAAAAGTTGCAGACTGTGTCTGCTTGATGGGCCTGGGATGGGGTGAATCTGTCCCAGTCGACACCCATGTCTGGCAAATCGCTCAACGAGACTACAAATTTGGCAGGTCAAAGGCCAAGACATTCAACAAGGCTATGTACGATGCTGTGGGAGATCATTTCAGAGCGCTATGGGGAGATTATGCTGGCTGGGCCCATTCGGTCCTCTTTACAGCAGACCTAAGGGAGTTCTCAAGCCAAGcggtgaagaaggaagaagccTCGGTGGTAAAGATCGAGGAGGTTTCCGTGGAGGAACAAGTCATCAAGAGAAAGAGACAACGTGTTTCCGTTACAGAGACCGAAACTAaggtgaagatggaggagacaATCGTCGAGTTGAAGGATGAACAGGTGCCAGGGGAAACAGGACACGGCAGAAGATCAAAGAGACTACGCGCTCTTGCAATGAGGTAA